The DNA window TGTGTGAGGACGCCGCCGTGCTGGGCGCTCCCTTTTTCCTGATGGAGCGGCGCAGCGGCGTGATTATCCGCACCTCCATGCCGCCCGAATACGCCGACTTGCCGAATGCTCCCCGCCAAGCTTCCGAAGCGTTGGTCGACACTTTGGCGCGGCTGCACGCTGTAAACCTGGTCAGCAGCGGTCTGAGCAACTCAGGTAAACCCGAAGGTTTTAACCGCCGCCAGGTCGAAGGCTGGGCCGGACGCTGGCAACGCGCCGAGACGCACCCGAGCGTCCACAGCAAGCAGGTAGTGGACTGGCTGCTGTCCAACGTGCCTGCCGAAAGCGCCCATACCATCGTCCACAACGATTTCAAGCTGGATAACCTGATGCTCGCCTCAGATGATCCGTCGAAAGTGGTGGCCCTCTTGGACTGGGAGATGACGGCCATTGGCGACCCGCTGGTGGATTTGGGCCTGACGATGGCCTACTGGACGCAGCGCGGCTTTCCGGAGCATCAGCGCACGCTGGTTGGCGAGCCTGCCGCCGCACAGGGTTTTTTGACCCGCGCCGAATTTCTGGAGCGCTACGCTGAGCAAACGGGACGCGACCTCTCGAACCTGCGCTGGTATGAAGTGCTGGGCGTCTTTAAGCTCGCAGTGATTTTGCAGCAGATCTACGCCCGCTACCACGCCGGACAAACCACCGACGAGCGCTTCGCTCTGCTGGGCGAGCAGGCCCAAGCCCTCATCGAAGAA is part of the Deinococcus detaillensis genome and encodes:
- a CDS encoding phosphotransferase family protein; its protein translation is MSAPSSDTARVRRGEELDLDALYEALRPVLGDVQLEVEQFPGGHSNLTYLVKAGAGDSAAEYVLRRAPLGPVAPKAHDMVREFHLLEKIHPVFPEAPRPVFLCEDAAVLGAPFFLMERRSGVIIRTSMPPEYADLPNAPRQASEALVDTLARLHAVNLVSSGLSNSGKPEGFNRRQVEGWAGRWQRAETHPSVHSKQVVDWLLSNVPAESAHTIVHNDFKLDNLMLASDDPSKVVALLDWEMTAIGDPLVDLGLTMAYWTQRGFPEHQRTLVGEPAAAQGFLTRAEFLERYAEQTGRDLSNLRWYEVLGVFKLAVILQQIYARYHAGQTTDERFALLGEQAQALIEEGARQIGEGA